One window from the genome of Labeo rohita strain BAU-BD-2019 chromosome 10, IGBB_LRoh.1.0, whole genome shotgun sequence encodes:
- the LOC127172383 gene encoding trace amine-associated receptor 13c-like, translated as MAYETEDREIQYCFPAINSSCIKGKHSRHEYNIMYVFFSLLSAWTVFLNLLVIISISHFKKLHTPTNLIILSLAVVDLLTGLIVMPVDAIKLIETCWYFGKSACGLFTFILSLIISASLSNLVLIALDRYVAVCHPLQYPQKITTTKTLMTICLCWFCSSAYITALSSSNRRFDTSDTTDVCYGECSVTMSFTWTVTDLFVSLLFPSALIIALYLKIFHVVHQQVKVINSLLKSGKCVLEVSVRRKSESKAALTLGIIVAIHLFCWLPLYVFSLAGSAMSSVIVNFLTWVFYINSALNPLIYALLYPWFRKSVKHILSLKIIQPASSLVDMFTNYHS; from the coding sequence ATGGCCTATGAGACAGAGGATCGTGAGATTCAGTACTGCTTTCCTGCCATCAACTCATCATGTATCAAGGGAAAACACTCCAGACATGAATACAACattatgtatgtgtttttttcattgctGTCAGCATGGACTGTGTTTCTGAACCTGCTGGTGATCATCTCCATCTCTCACTTCAAGAAGCTTCACACTCCAACCAACCTGATCATTCTCTCTCTGGCTGTGGTTGACTTGCTTACTGGACTTATTGTTATGCCTGTGGATGCCATTAAACTGATTGAGACATGCTGGTACTTCGGCAAATCTGCCTGTGGACTGTTTACTTTTATCCTTAGTCTGATTATCTCAGCATCTCTcagtaatttagttttaattgctTTGGATCGTTATGTGGCTGTGTGTCACCCTTTACAGTACCCACAGAAAATAACCACAACCAAAACCTTAATGACCATCTGTCTTTGCTGGTTTTGCTCTTCAGCTTATATCACTGCACTTTCAAGCAGTAATAGACGTTTTGACACTTCAGACACAACAGATGTGTGTTATGGAGAATGTTCTGTTACGATGAGTTTTACATGGACAGTCACTGATCTGTTCGTGTCCTTGCTTTTTCCTTCTGCCCTGATCATAGCTTTATATTTGAAGATATTTCATGTTGTACATCAACAAGTTAAAGTTATAAACTCTCTGTTGAAGAGTGGTAAATGTGTATTGGAAGTTTCAGTGAGGAGGAAATCTGAGAGTAAAGCTGCTCTCACATTAGGAATCATTGTGGCAATTCATCTTTTCTGTTGGTTACCTCTCTATGTTTTTTCTCTTGCAGGGAGTGCAATGTCTTCTGTCATAGTGAATTTTCTAACATGGGTCTTCTACATTAACTCAGCCCTGAATCCTCTTATCTATGCTTTACTTTATCCTTGGTTTAGAAAGTCAGTTAAACACATCCTGTCACTTAAAATAATTCAGCCAGCATCCTCTCTAGTGGACATGTTTACAAATTATCATTCATGA
- the LOC127171857 gene encoding trace amine-associated receptor 13c-like has translation MKGQKGEQSKLLTGGDLLMAYETEDHETQYCFPAINSSCIKGKRSRHEYNIMYVVFSLLSVWTVFLNLLVIISISHFKKLHTPTNLLILSLAVADLFIGLIVIPIQAIKLIEKCWYFGDSLCGLFLAFTGALLSASLYNLILVAVDRYVAVCHPLLYQQKITTTKTVVIICICWLWSSAYNISFITDNKYFDPPSRTYRCYGECPFMVSFAWSMTDLFLSFLFPCIVIIILYLKIFYVAYQQVKVINSLMKGGKCVTEGSTRRKSESKAALTLGIIVTVYLCCYIPYYILSLTVNTVISFKILSLLLWTLYINSGLNPLIYALFYRWFKVSVKHILTRKIFQTASSLVDILTDYHT, from the coding sequence ATGAAAGGACAGAAAGGAGAGCAGAGCAAACTCCTAACAGGAGGAGACTTACTCATGGCCTATGAGACAGAGGATCATGAGACTCAATACTGCTTTCCTGCCATCAACTCATCATGTATCAAGGGGAAACGCTCCAGACATGAATACAATATCATGTATGTTGTTTTCTCATTGCTGTCAGTATGGACTGTGTTTCTGAACCTGCTGGTGATCATCTCCATCTCTCACTTCAAGAAGCTTCACACTCCAACCAACCTGCTCATTCTCTCTCTGGCTGTGGCTGATTTGTTTATTGGACTTATTGTGATACCCATACAGGCCATCAAACTGATTGAGAAGTGCTGGTACTTTGGAGACAGTTTGTGTGGACTGTTTTTGGCATTTACAGGGGCACTCCTCTCAGCATctctttataatttaattttagttgctGTTGATCGTTATGTAGCTGTTTGTCACCCTTTACTGTACCAACAAAAAATAACTACTACAAAAACTGTAGTTATCATATGTATCTGCTGGTTGTGGTCTTCAGCatacaatatttcatttataacagATAACAAATATTTTGATCCACCAAGCAGAACATACAGGTGTTATGGAGAGTGTCCCTTTATGGTCAGCTTTGCCTGGAGTATGACTGATCTGTTCTTGTCCTTCCTTTTCCCTTGTATtgtgattataattttatatcttaagatattttatgttgCTTATCAGCAAGTGAAAGTTATAAACTCTCTGATGAAGGGAGGTAAATGTGTAACAGAGGGTTCAACGAGGAGGAAATCTGAGAGTAAAGCTGCTCTGACATTAGGAATCATTGTGACCGTTTATCTGTGTTGCTATATTCCGTACTATATCTTGTCTCTTACAGTAAATACGGTAATCTCTTTCAAAATATTATCACTACTATTATGGACTTTATATATTAACTCAGGTCTGAATCCTCTTATCTATGCTTTATTTTACCGCTGGTTTAAAGTGTCAGTTAAACATATCTTAACTCGTAAAATATTTCAGACAGCATCTTCTTTGGTGGACATTTTAACAGATTATCATACATGA
- the LOC127171868 gene encoding trace amine-associated receptor 13c-like yields the protein MAYEKEDHAIQYCFPAVNSSCIKGKHTSHEYNIVYVFVSLLSAWTVFLNLLVIISISHFKKLHTPTNLLVLSLAVADLLIGLVMPIEATRLIEMCWYFGDTFCGLYSIFIAMLLSASLSNLALIAVDRYVAVCHPLLYPQKITMTKTLISICLSWVCSSTFNTAFVVNNGYFDMPHRIAPCYGECSVVMGFAWRVTDLIMSFIFPCILIITLYLRIFYVVHQQVKVINTLMKGGKSENEGSVRRKTESKAALTLGIIVTVYLLCWIPYYICSISVISSATINLLTWVVYMNSGLNPMVYALFYPWFKKTIKHILTLKIFQTASSLVNIFTEH from the coding sequence ATGGCCTATGAGAAAGAGGATCATGCGATTCAATACTGCTTTCCTGCTGTCAACTCATCATGTATCAAGGGAAAACACACCAGTCATGAATACAAtattgtgtatgtgtttgtgtcatTGCTGTCAGCATGGACTGTGTTTCTGAACCTGCTGGTGATCATCTCCATCTCTCACTTCAAGAAGCTTCACACTCCAACCAACCTGCTCGTTCTCTCTCTGGCTGTGGCCGACCTGCTTATTGGACTTGTGATGCCCATAGAGGCTACCAGGCTGATTGAGATGTGTTGGTACTTTGGAGACACATTCTGTGGactttattcaatatttattgCGATGCTTCTCTCAGCATCTCTCAGTAATTTAGCTTTAATTGCTGTTGATCGTTATGTGGCTGTGTGTCACCCTCTACTGTACCCACAGAAAATAACCATGACTAAAACATTAATAAGCATCTGTCTGAGCTGGGTTTGCTCCTCAACTTTTAACACTGCCTTTGTAGTTAATAACGGATATTTTGACATGCCACACAGAATAGCCCCGTGTTATGGAGAGTGTTCTGTTGTGATGGGTTTCGCTTGGAGAGTCACTGATCTgatcatgtcttttatttttccttGTATCCTGATCATAACTTTATATTTGAGGATTTTCTATGTTGTACATCAGCAAGTGAAAGTTATAAATACCCTGATGAAGGGTGGCAAAAGTGAAAATGAAGGTTCAGTGAGGAGGAAAACTGAGAGTAAAGCTGCTCTGACATTAGGAATTATTGTGACAGTTTATCTGCTTTGCTGGATTCCTTACTATATCTGTTCTATATCAGTAATCTCTTCCGCAACCATAAATCTTTTGACATGGGTTGTCTATATGAACTCAGGTCTAAATCCTATGGTCTATGCTTTATTTTACCCCTGGTTTAAAAAGACAATTAAACACATCTTAACTCTGAAAATATTTCAGACAGCATCCTCTCTGGTCaatatttttacagaacattaa
- the LOC127171865 gene encoding trace amine-associated receptor 13c-like, whose protein sequence is MKGQGKQNKLVTGGDSIMDYEMEDHEIQYCFPAINSSCIKGKHSKHEYNIMYVFFSFLSAWTVFLNLLVIISISHFKKLHTPTNLLILSLAVSDMLIGLVMPIEATRLIEMCWYFGDTFCGLFLAITGLLISASLYNLILIAVDRYVAVCHPLLYQQKITTTKTLCVICICWLWSSAYNISCVTDNRYFDPLRRTYGCYGECPFMVNAAWSITDLFMSFLFPCSVIIILYLKIFYVAHQQVKVINSLMKGGKCATEGSTRRKSESKAALTLGIIVTVYLCCYIPYYILSLTVNTVISFKIVRFLLWIVYINSGLNPLVYALFYRWFKVSVKHILTLKIFQTASSLIDIFTEYN, encoded by the coding sequence ATGAAAGGACAAGGAAAGCAGAACAAACTTGTCACAGGAGGAGACTCAATCATGGACTATGAGATGGAGGATCATGAAATTCAGTACTGCTTTCCTGCTATCAACTCATCATGTATCAAGGGAAAACATTCCAAACATGAATACAATAtcatgtatgtgtttttttcatttttgtcagcATGGACTGTGTTTCTGAACCTACTGGTGATCATCTCCATCTCTCACTTCAAGAAGCTTCACACTCCAACCAACCTGCTTATTCTCTCTCTCGCTGTGAGTGATATGCTTATTGGACTTGTGATGCCCATAGAGGCCACCAGGCTGATTGAGATGTGCTGGTACTTTGGAGACACTTTCTGTGGACTGTTTTTGGCAATAACAGGGCTGCTCATTTCAGCATctctttataatttaattttaattgctgTTGATCGTTATGTTGCTGTGTGTCACCCTTTACTGTACCAACAAAaaataactacaactaaaactTTATGTGTCATATGTATCTGCTGGTTGTGGTCTTCAGCATACAATATTTCCTGTGTAACAGATAACAGATATTTTGATCCATTAAGAAGAACATATGGGTGTTATGGAGAGTGTCCCTTCATGGTTAACGCTGCCTGGAGTATAACTGATCTGTTCATGTCCTTCCTTTTTCCTTGTTCagtgattataattttatatctaAAGATATTTTATGTTGCTCATCAGCAAGTGAAAGTTATAAACTCTCTGATGAAGGGAGGTAAATGTGCAACAGAGGGTTCAACGAGGAGGAAATCTGAGAGTAAAGCTGCTCTGACATTAGGAATCATTGTGACCGTTTATCTGTGTTGCTACATTCCATACTATATCTTGTCTCTTACAGTGAATACAGTAATCTCTTTCAAAATAGTAAGATTTCTATTATGGATTGTGTATATTAACTCAGGTCTGAATCCCCTGGTCTATGCTCTATTTTACCGTTGGTTTAAAGTTTCAGTTAAACATATCTTAactcttaaaatatttcagacagCATCCTCTCtcattgacatttttacagaatATAATTAG